The following proteins are co-located in the Nerophis ophidion isolate RoL-2023_Sa linkage group LG04, RoL_Noph_v1.0, whole genome shotgun sequence genome:
- the defbl2 gene encoding beta-defensin-like 2: MKRLSLVLLFLLLMFTVGEGIDHELRYWTCGHRGLCRRFCYAQEYIVHHHGCPRRYRCCAIRF, from the exons ATGAAGCGACTCAGTTTGGTTCTCCTTTTTCTTCTCCTGATGTTTACGGTCGGGGAGG GTATTGACCACGAACTGCGATACTGGACATGCGGGCATAGAGGACTCTGCAGACGGTTCTGCTATGCTCAGGAGTACATTGTTCATCATCATGGGTGCCCTAGAAGATACAG GTGCTGTGCCATTCGCTTCTAA
- the mepcea gene encoding 7SK snRNA methylphosphate capping enzyme isoform X1, whose product MLTTLRTLLKKRFKIVSTTMSVDEDTVKTGSPQAISASSLQLSECSGSCSGVSVLVESATGATRDLETACPVPGTAVSPKHSSTVDSLTHSNSTGLRPKGNEAGINRRNNFHHPKQHQQMRVTKRRNTSNFSFKHPTSGKRRRRANSESDSVLPTNFLLGGNIFDPLNLNSLQDEEVNRALNAETPKSSPLPLKSRDPVEILIPRDITDPLNLNSSIADSSFLVAPVKTGGRRRHRNRHHGGSISAAQLSSSESGKNEVKPGESAPFPGALPSLSNPDVSKASNSVSCGEGDSREHSTDDSSILKEEVTSISVEDSTSSISGGANQHTSRRKRRRNSGKMDPPMCQSTSAAKSTSGEQDHKSGGHKNSFHASRSGCKSGPAGRQQQQPHNQTRDQHKKKFQYGNYNKYYGYRNPSASEDPRVCVFRPEWFEGKHVLDLGCNSGHLTLYIAKMLRPARILGLDIDNGLVHAARKNIRHYLSEMQTQEARRATQEKDGVQQEDSVSSQSDKKHTDRKEIGSALKETTNDSCGTAEAKTPRRDCKVEQESCDKSGSCSFPLSLQISRGPIAAPPLTETSTTRPGEFPSNVSFIKANYVLQNDNLLITQRPEYDVILCLSVTKWVHLNWGDNGLKRLFKRVYRHLHPGGIFILEPQPWQSYVKRKKLTDTITRNFHSIRLKPDQFSSYLTNEVGFTSVEFLGTPKSSSRGFQRPIYLFHK is encoded by the exons ATGTTGACAACACTCCGGACCCTGCTCAAAAAAAG aTTCAAGATAGTTTCCACTACAATGTCTGTTGACGAAGACACTGTAAAAACTGGTAGCCCACAGGCTATCTCCGCTTCATCCCTGCAGCTGTCAGAATGTTCTGGAAGTTGCAGCGGTGTGTCAGTACTGGTGGAAAGCGCCACAGGGGCCACCCGGGACTTGGAGACTGCTTGTCCTGTCCCTGGCACCGCAGTCTCACCAAAACACTCTAGCACTGTTGACTCTCTTACGCACTCAAACAGCACTGGATTGAGACCTAAAGGGAATGAGGCTGGCATTAATCGCAGGAACAACTTCCACCACCCCAAACAGCATCAACAAATGAGAGTGACGAAGCGACGCAACACGTCAAACTTTAGTTTCAAGCATCCGACTTCCGGTAAAAGACGACGACGGGCAAACTCAGAAAGTGACTCTGTCCTGCCAACTAACTTCCTCTTAGGTGGGAACATTTTCGACCCACTCAATCTTAACAGCCTACAGGATGAAGAGGTTAACCGGGCACTGAATGCTGAGACGCCAAAATCCTCCCCGCTGCCCCTAAAGAGTCGAGACCCCGTGGAAATTCTCATTCCCAGGGACATCACAGATCCTTTGAATCTGAACAGCAGCATAGCAGACAGCAGCTTTTTGGTGGCACCTGTAAAGACTGGCGGAAGGAGGAGGCATCGCAACAGACATCACGGGGGTAGCATTTCAGCTGCACAGTTGAGCTCGTCAGAATCGGGGAAAAATGAAGTTAAACCTGGAGAATCTGCGCCATTTCCTGGTGCACTACCTTCACTTTCTAATCCGGACGTCTCTAAAGCATCAAATAGTGTCTCCTGTGGCGAGGGGGATTCGCGTGAACACTCTACTGACGACTCCTCCATTTTGAAGGAGGAGGTGACATCTATATCTGTTGAGGATTCCACCTCCTCCATTTCAGGAGGAGCAAATCAGCACACAAGCAGGCGCAAACGAAGGCGGAACTCTGGCAAAATGGACCCCCCTATGTGTCAGTCTACCTCTGCAGCAAAGTCCACATCTGGTGAGCAAGATCATAAATCAGGGGGACACAAAAACTCCTTCCACGCATCCAGGAGTGGTTGCAAATCTGGTCCAGCAGGTCGTCAGCAACAGCAGCCACACAACCAGACAAGGGACCAACATAAAAAGAAATTCCAGTATGGGAACTACAACAAATACTACGGTTATCGCAACCCAAGTGCAAGCGAAGACCCGCGGGTCTGTGTCTTCCGTCCAGAGTGGTTCGAAGGTAAACATGTGCTGGATTTAGGCTGTAACTCGGGTCACCTCACGCTCTACATTGCCAAAATGTTGCGGCCCGCCCGCATATTGGGCTTGGACATTGACAACGGGCTGGTGCACGCAGCCCGCAAGAATATCAGGCATTATCTCTCTGAGATGCAGACCCAAGAGGCCAGGCGGGCCACACAGGAGAAAGATGGAGTCCAACAGGAGGACAGTGTTTCAAGCCAGAGTGACAAAAAGCACACGGATAGAAAGGAAATTGGGAGCGCACTGAAAGAGACCACAAATGACTCTTGTGGCACAGCTGAGGCCAAGACTCCGAGGCGAGACTGCAAAGTGGAGCAGGAAAGTTGCGATAAATCCGGGAGCTGCTCTTTCCCTTTGTCCCTGCAGATCTCCCGAGGACCCATTGCTGCACCTCCTCTTACCGAAACCTCCACCACACGGCCTGGAGAGTTCCCCTCTAATGTGTCTTTTATCAAG GCCAATTATGTGCTGCAGAACGATAATCTCCTTATAACTCAGCGTCCCGAGTACGACGTGATCTTATGTCTGAGTGTCACCAAATGGGTCCACCTAAACTGGGGGGATAACGGCCTGAAGAGACTTTTTAAGAGAGTCTACAGACATCTCCATCCTGGAGGCATCTTCATCCTGGAGCCACAGCCTTGGCAGTCCTACGTTAAGAGGAAGAAGCTGACG GACACCATCACCAGAAACTTCCACAGCATCCGCCTCAAGCCAGATCAGTTTTCATCCTATCTGACCAATGAAGTGGGCTTCACCAGTGTTGAGTTCCTCGGAACACCCAAGAGTTCATCAAGAG GTTTTCAGAGGCCAATCTATTTGTTTCACAAGTGA
- the mepcea gene encoding 7SK snRNA methylphosphate capping enzyme isoform X2, translating into MSVDEDTVKTGSPQAISASSLQLSECSGSCSGVSVLVESATGATRDLETACPVPGTAVSPKHSSTVDSLTHSNSTGLRPKGNEAGINRRNNFHHPKQHQQMRVTKRRNTSNFSFKHPTSGKRRRRANSESDSVLPTNFLLGGNIFDPLNLNSLQDEEVNRALNAETPKSSPLPLKSRDPVEILIPRDITDPLNLNSSIADSSFLVAPVKTGGRRRHRNRHHGGSISAAQLSSSESGKNEVKPGESAPFPGALPSLSNPDVSKASNSVSCGEGDSREHSTDDSSILKEEVTSISVEDSTSSISGGANQHTSRRKRRRNSGKMDPPMCQSTSAAKSTSGEQDHKSGGHKNSFHASRSGCKSGPAGRQQQQPHNQTRDQHKKKFQYGNYNKYYGYRNPSASEDPRVCVFRPEWFEGKHVLDLGCNSGHLTLYIAKMLRPARILGLDIDNGLVHAARKNIRHYLSEMQTQEARRATQEKDGVQQEDSVSSQSDKKHTDRKEIGSALKETTNDSCGTAEAKTPRRDCKVEQESCDKSGSCSFPLSLQISRGPIAAPPLTETSTTRPGEFPSNVSFIKANYVLQNDNLLITQRPEYDVILCLSVTKWVHLNWGDNGLKRLFKRVYRHLHPGGIFILEPQPWQSYVKRKKLTDTITRNFHSIRLKPDQFSSYLTNEVGFTSVEFLGTPKSSSRGFQRPIYLFHK; encoded by the exons ATGTCTGTTGACGAAGACACTGTAAAAACTGGTAGCCCACAGGCTATCTCCGCTTCATCCCTGCAGCTGTCAGAATGTTCTGGAAGTTGCAGCGGTGTGTCAGTACTGGTGGAAAGCGCCACAGGGGCCACCCGGGACTTGGAGACTGCTTGTCCTGTCCCTGGCACCGCAGTCTCACCAAAACACTCTAGCACTGTTGACTCTCTTACGCACTCAAACAGCACTGGATTGAGACCTAAAGGGAATGAGGCTGGCATTAATCGCAGGAACAACTTCCACCACCCCAAACAGCATCAACAAATGAGAGTGACGAAGCGACGCAACACGTCAAACTTTAGTTTCAAGCATCCGACTTCCGGTAAAAGACGACGACGGGCAAACTCAGAAAGTGACTCTGTCCTGCCAACTAACTTCCTCTTAGGTGGGAACATTTTCGACCCACTCAATCTTAACAGCCTACAGGATGAAGAGGTTAACCGGGCACTGAATGCTGAGACGCCAAAATCCTCCCCGCTGCCCCTAAAGAGTCGAGACCCCGTGGAAATTCTCATTCCCAGGGACATCACAGATCCTTTGAATCTGAACAGCAGCATAGCAGACAGCAGCTTTTTGGTGGCACCTGTAAAGACTGGCGGAAGGAGGAGGCATCGCAACAGACATCACGGGGGTAGCATTTCAGCTGCACAGTTGAGCTCGTCAGAATCGGGGAAAAATGAAGTTAAACCTGGAGAATCTGCGCCATTTCCTGGTGCACTACCTTCACTTTCTAATCCGGACGTCTCTAAAGCATCAAATAGTGTCTCCTGTGGCGAGGGGGATTCGCGTGAACACTCTACTGACGACTCCTCCATTTTGAAGGAGGAGGTGACATCTATATCTGTTGAGGATTCCACCTCCTCCATTTCAGGAGGAGCAAATCAGCACACAAGCAGGCGCAAACGAAGGCGGAACTCTGGCAAAATGGACCCCCCTATGTGTCAGTCTACCTCTGCAGCAAAGTCCACATCTGGTGAGCAAGATCATAAATCAGGGGGACACAAAAACTCCTTCCACGCATCCAGGAGTGGTTGCAAATCTGGTCCAGCAGGTCGTCAGCAACAGCAGCCACACAACCAGACAAGGGACCAACATAAAAAGAAATTCCAGTATGGGAACTACAACAAATACTACGGTTATCGCAACCCAAGTGCAAGCGAAGACCCGCGGGTCTGTGTCTTCCGTCCAGAGTGGTTCGAAGGTAAACATGTGCTGGATTTAGGCTGTAACTCGGGTCACCTCACGCTCTACATTGCCAAAATGTTGCGGCCCGCCCGCATATTGGGCTTGGACATTGACAACGGGCTGGTGCACGCAGCCCGCAAGAATATCAGGCATTATCTCTCTGAGATGCAGACCCAAGAGGCCAGGCGGGCCACACAGGAGAAAGATGGAGTCCAACAGGAGGACAGTGTTTCAAGCCAGAGTGACAAAAAGCACACGGATAGAAAGGAAATTGGGAGCGCACTGAAAGAGACCACAAATGACTCTTGTGGCACAGCTGAGGCCAAGACTCCGAGGCGAGACTGCAAAGTGGAGCAGGAAAGTTGCGATAAATCCGGGAGCTGCTCTTTCCCTTTGTCCCTGCAGATCTCCCGAGGACCCATTGCTGCACCTCCTCTTACCGAAACCTCCACCACACGGCCTGGAGAGTTCCCCTCTAATGTGTCTTTTATCAAG GCCAATTATGTGCTGCAGAACGATAATCTCCTTATAACTCAGCGTCCCGAGTACGACGTGATCTTATGTCTGAGTGTCACCAAATGGGTCCACCTAAACTGGGGGGATAACGGCCTGAAGAGACTTTTTAAGAGAGTCTACAGACATCTCCATCCTGGAGGCATCTTCATCCTGGAGCCACAGCCTTGGCAGTCCTACGTTAAGAGGAAGAAGCTGACG GACACCATCACCAGAAACTTCCACAGCATCCGCCTCAAGCCAGATCAGTTTTCATCCTATCTGACCAATGAAGTGGGCTTCACCAGTGTTGAGTTCCTCGGAACACCCAAGAGTTCATCAAGAG GTTTTCAGAGGCCAATCTATTTGTTTCACAAGTGA